The following are encoded together in the Planctobacterium marinum genome:
- a CDS encoding alpha/beta family hydrolase, producing MYKAHIVLAHGAGQGMESDFMQECKRLFEINAIKCTLFNFDYMAIAEETGKRRPPDRLPKLIQCFEAQLPHDKDLPLFVGGKSMGGRVATHILQDSDAIAAICLGYPFHPPGKPEKTRTEHLSQIKKSILVLQGERDPFGKPAEICGYELPGNIQVEYVKDGEHSFKTTKASGLSWQDNMQQAITGAVRFIDKVMG from the coding sequence GTGTATAAAGCCCACATTGTATTGGCCCATGGTGCCGGGCAGGGAATGGAAAGCGACTTTATGCAGGAATGCAAAAGGTTGTTTGAAATAAATGCAATAAAGTGCACTTTGTTTAATTTTGACTATATGGCAATTGCTGAGGAAACCGGAAAACGGCGTCCACCGGATAGATTACCCAAGTTAATACAGTGTTTCGAAGCGCAATTGCCGCATGACAAAGATTTACCACTCTTTGTGGGGGGCAAGTCGATGGGAGGCAGAGTTGCTACTCATATACTACAAGACAGTGACGCTATTGCCGCTATTTGTTTGGGGTATCCTTTCCACCCTCCGGGGAAACCCGAAAAAACGCGAACTGAGCATCTTTCACAGATTAAAAAGTCCATTTTGGTGCTGCAAGGTGAAAGAGATCCCTTTGGCAAGCCTGCAGAAATCTGTGGCTATGAATTACCGGGGAATATACAAGTAGAATACGTAAAAGACGGTGAGCACAGTTTTAAAACCACCAAGGCAAGTGGACTAAGTTGGCAAGATAACATGCAGCAGGCAATTACTGGCGCTGTCAGATTTATTGATAAGGTTATGGGATAA
- a CDS encoding DUF423 domain-containing protein gives MKLILLSAGTLALLSVVLGAFAAHGLKNKLSEPLLHAFSTGVEYQFLHSLALILVVILAKLFPNSLWYWCAGLFIAGVLCFSGSLYALALTGIKWFGPITPLGGMMFIAGWAVFVIAALKGYQ, from the coding sequence ATGAAATTGATATTATTAAGTGCCGGCACATTGGCTTTACTATCTGTGGTTTTGGGGGCTTTTGCTGCTCATGGATTAAAGAACAAATTATCAGAGCCTTTGTTGCATGCTTTTAGTACCGGTGTGGAGTACCAGTTTTTGCATTCTCTGGCCTTGATTCTGGTGGTTATACTGGCGAAGTTATTTCCGAATTCTTTGTGGTATTGGTGTGCCGGTCTTTTTATTGCCGGAGTGCTGTGCTTCTCCGGAAGTCTTTACGCGCTCGCTCTGACTGGCATTAAGTGGTTTGGTCCCATCACGCCTCTGGGCGGAATGATGTTCATTGCAGGATGGGCTGTGTTTGTCATTGCAGCGTTGAAGGGTTATCAATGA